The following proteins are encoded in a genomic region of Doryrhamphus excisus isolate RoL2022-K1 chromosome 6, RoL_Dexc_1.0, whole genome shotgun sequence:
- the ampd3b gene encoding AMP deaminase 3b isoform X5, translating to MAQINTEEMPRLFPRISMSEVDEKVRLLAEKVYASALKEEDTKDAMALFTVPEDCPIGLREDRERALQKELAEQQSKETVKRKKNFMMKRSQSLSLQIPTSDWSLSAHSPMLSPTTPEPVFSESFPDFQRVTISGDYCAGITVEDYEQAAKSLLRALFIREKYSRLAYHRFPRTIARFLRNTEGEKWREEDEVLPDIWPFPHEGEDPYSMEGLPENLNYELQMKDGIFHVYDNAEALKQQQPHRLPYPDFETFAIDLSHVLAMIADGPTKTYCHRRLNFLASKFYLHEMLNEMAELKELKSVPHRDFYNVRKVDTHIHAAACMNQKHLLKFIKTTYQTEKDRVVLEKAGQKITLEQVFNNLHMDPYDLTVDSLDVHAGRQTFHRFDKFNSKYNPVGASELREIYLKSDNYIRGEYFARLVKEVAKELEESKYQHAEPRLSIYGRSASEWEGLASWFIQHKVHSPNMRWMIQVPRIYDIFRSKKLIPHFAKMLEHIFLPIFEATINPQKHPAIHVFLKYVTGFDSVDDESKHSDHLFSYKSPKPESWTTDDNPPYTYYLFYMYANIMVLNNLRKERGLNTFQFRPHCGEAGSITHLVSAFLTADNISHGLNLKKSPVLQYLYYLAQVPIAMSPLSNNSLFLQYSKNPLREFLQKGLCVSLSTDDPMQFHYTKEALMEEYAIAAQLWKLSTCDLCEIARNSVLQSGLSHQEKKHFLGSNYLQDGPEGNDIRRTNVAQIRLAYRHETLCNELSFLVDAVKTDATSPAE from the exons ATGGCCCAAATCAATACAGAAG AGATGCCACGGCTCTTCCCGAGAATATCAATGAGCGAGGTGGACGAGAAGGTCCGTTTGCTGGCAGAGAAGGTGTACGCCTCGGCCCTGAAGGAGGAGGACACCAAGGATGCCATGGCTTTGTTCACTGTGCCGGAGGACTGCCCCATCGGCCTGCGAGAGGACAGAGAGCGTGCCCTGCAGAAAGAGCTGGCTGAACAGCAGTCCAAGGAGACAGTGAAAAG GAAGAAGAATTTCATGATGAAGCGCTCCCAGTCCCTGTCCCTGCAGATTCCCACCAGTGACTGGAGCCTATCGGCTCATTCGCCCATGCTCTCCCCGACCACACCTGAGCCAGTCTTTTCAGAGAGCTTCCCAGACTTCCAGAGAGTTACCATCAGTGGAGACTACTGTGCAGGG ATCACAGTTGAGGATTACGAACAAGCGGCCAAGAGCCTCCTGAGAGCTCTGTTCATCAGAGAGAAGTACTCCCGGCTGGCCTACCACCGCTTTCCTAGGACCATTGCCCGCTTCCTCCGCAACACTGAGGGGGAGAAGTGGCGAGAGGAAGATGAGGTCCTGCCAG ACATCTGGCCTTTCCCTCATGAAGGCGAGGACCCATATTCCATGGAAGGACTGCCTGAGAACCTTAACTATGAGCTGCAAATGAAGGATGGTATCTTTCATGTTTACGACAATGCTGAGGCACTGAAACAGCAACAGCCTCACAGACTCCCTTACCCAGACTTTGAGACCTTTGCCATCGACCTAAGCCATGTCCTGGCCATGATTGCTGATGGCCCAAC GAAGACCTACTGTCATAGACGCTTAAACTTCTTGGCTTCCAAGTTCTACCTTCATGAAATGTTGAATGAAATGGCCGAGCTGAAGGAGCTGAAAAGTGTTCCTCACAGAGACTTCTACAATGTCAGAAAG GTGGACACTCACATACACGCTGCTGCCTGCATGAACCAGAAGCACTTGTTGAAGTTCATCAAGACCACTTACCAGACAGAGAAGGATCGGGTGGTTCTGGAGAAGGCCGGGCAAAAGATCACTCTGGAGCAAGTCTTTAACAACCTCCACATGGACCCCTACGATCTCACCGTGGACTCGCTGGATGTGCATGCT GGGAGACAAACATTTCATCGCTTTGACAAGTTCAACTCCAAGTACAACCCCGTAGGAGCCAGTGAACTGCGGGAGATTTACCTGAAATCAGACAACTACATCAGAGGAGAATACTTTGCACGTCTCGTCAAG GAAGTAGCcaaggagctggaggagagcAAGTACCAACACGCCGAGCCTCGTTTGTCAATTTATGGACGCTCTGCTAGCGAGTGGGAGGGACTCGCCAGCTGGTTCATCCAGCATAAAGTCCACTCACCCAACATGAGATGGATGATCCAAGTCCCTCGAATCTA TGACATTTTCAGGTCAAAGAAGCTGATACCACACTTTGCCAAGATGCTAGAGCACATTTTCCTCCCCATCTTTGAAGCTACAATCAACCCACAGAAGCACCCAGCAATTCATGTTTTTCTAAAATAT GTGACAGGATTTGACAGTGTGGATGATGAGTCCAAACACAGCGACCACTTATTCTCTTACAAAAGTCCAAAGCCTGAGTCATGGACCACAGATGACAACCCTCCTTATACCTACTACCTGTTCTACATGTATGCCAACATCATGGTGCTCAACAACTTGCGCAA GGAGCGTGGACTGAACACCTTCCAGTTCCGTCCCCACTGTGGCGAGGCTGGCTCCATCACCCACTTGGTCTCTGCCTTCCTAACAGCAGACAACATCTCCCATGGCCTCAACCTCAAAAAG AGTCCAGTGTTGCAGTACCTCTACTATCTGGCCCAGGTCCCCATCGCCATGTCGCCACTGAGCAACAACAGCCTGTTCCTGCAGTATTCCAAAAATCCACTGAGGGAGTTCCTTCAGAAAGGTCTATGTGTGTCGCTGTCAACTGACGACCCGATGCAGTTCCACTACACAAAG GAAGCCTTGATGGAGGAGTACGCCATCGCAGCTCAGTTGTGGAAACTGAGCACTTGTGATTTGTGCGAGATCGCCAGGAACAGCGTGCTGCAGAGCGGCCTGTCACACCAG GAGAAGAAACATTTTCTGGGTTCCAACTACCTGCAGGACGGCCCAGAGGGAAACGACATACGACGCACAAACGTGGCACAAATCCGCTTGGCCTACCGCCACGAGACGCTGTGCAACGAGCTCAGTTTTTTAGTGGATGCCGTTAAAACAGATGCCACTAGTCCAGCTGAGTGA